The proteins below come from a single Triticum aestivum cultivar Chinese Spring chromosome 5D, IWGSC CS RefSeq v2.1, whole genome shotgun sequence genomic window:
- the LOC123122544 gene encoding UTP--glucose-1-phosphate uridylyltransferase: protein MAAAAVAADSKIDNLRDAVAKLGEISENEKAGFISLVSRYLSGEAEQIEWSKIQTPTDEVVVPYDTLAPPPEDLDAMKALLDKLVVLKLNGGLGTTMGCTGPKSVIEVRNGFTFLDLIVIQIESLNKKYGCSVPLLLMNSFNTHDDTQKIVEKYSNSNIEIHTFNQSQYPRIVTEDFLPLPSKGQTGKDGWYPPGHGDVFPSLNNSGKLDTLLSQGKEYVFVANSDNLGAIVDIKILNHLITNQNEYCMEVTPKTLADVKGGTLISYEGRVQLLEIAQVPDEHVNEFKSIEKFKIFNTNNLWVNLKAIKRLVDAEALKMEIIPNPKEVDGVKVLQLETAAGAAIRFFEKAIGINVPRSRFLPVKATSDLLLVQSDLYTLVDGYVIRNPARVKPSNPSIELGPEFKKVANFLARFKSIPSIVELDSLKVSGDVSFGSGVVLKGNVTIAAKAGVKLEIPDGAVLENKDINGPEDL, encoded by the exons atggccgccgccgccgtcgccgccgactccAAGATCGACAACCTCCGCGACGCCGTCGCCAAGCTCGGCGAGATCAG CGAGAACGAGAAGGCCGGGTTCATCAGCCTCGTCTCGCGTTACCTCAG CGGCGAGGCGGAGCAGATCGAGTGGAGCAAGATCCAGACCCCCACCGATGAGGTGGTGGTGCCCTACGACACCCTCGCGCCCCCTCCCGAAG ATCTCGACGCCATGAAGGCCCTGCTCGACAAGCTCGTGGTGCTCAAGCTCAACGGAGGCCTCGGCACCACCATGGGCTGCACCGGCCCCAA GTCCGTCATTGAAGTTCGCAATGGGTTTACATTTCTTGACCTTATTGTGATTCAGATTGAG TCCCTGAACAAGAAGTATGGATGCAGTGTTCCTTTGCTTCTAATGAACTCTTTCAACACTCATGATGACACACAGAAG ATTGTTGAGAAGTACTCCAACTCCAACATTGAAATTCACACTTTCAACCAG AGCCAATACCCTCGCATTGTTACTGAAGACTTCTTGCCACTTCCAAGCAAAGGGCAGACAGGGAAGGATGGCTG GTACCCCCCAGGCCACGGTGATGTGTTCCCCTCTTTGAACAACAGTGGAAAACTCGATACCTTGCTGTCACAG GGAAAGGAGTATGTCTTCGTGGCGAACTCAGACAACTTGGGTGCTATTGTTGACATCA AGATATTAAACCACCTGATCACTAACCAGAATGAGTACTGCATGGAAGTTACTCCAAAAACATTGGCTGATGTTAAAGGTGGTACCCTCATCTCATACGAAGGAAGGGTCCAG CTCTTGGAGATTGCCCAAGTCCCTGATGAGCAT GTGAATGAATTCAAGTCGATTGAGAAGTTCAAGATATTTAACACCAACAACCT GTGGGTGAACTTGAAGGCGATCAAGAGGCTTGTAGATGCTGAAGCACTTAAGATGGAAATCATTCCCAACCCTAAG GAAGTTGATGGCGTGAAAGTCCTGCAGCTAGAAACCGCAGCTGGAGCAGCGATCAGG TTCTTTGAGAAAGCAATCGGCATCAACGTTCCCCGCTCAAGGTTTCTGCCCGTGAAGGCTACATCTGATTTGTTGCTTGTGCAG TCTGATCTCTATACCTTGGTCGATGGCTACGTCATCCGCAACCCAGCCAGAGTGAAGCCATCAAACCCTTCAATTGAGCTTGGTCCTGAGTTCAAAAAG GTTGCCAACTTCCTTGCCCGTTTCAAGTCGATCCCCAGCATCGTTGAGCTCGACAGCTTGAAGGTCTCTGGTGATGTCTCGTTTGGCTCTGGAGTCGTGCTCAAG GGCAACGTGACCATCGCAGCCAAGGCTGGAGTCAAGTTGGAGATCCCAGACGGAGCTGTGCTCGAGAACAAG GACATCAACGGCCCGGAGGATCTTTGA
- the LOC123122545 gene encoding nudix hydrolase 23, chloroplastic, protein MSASNHSSAGASSPSAPSAPPPPAVPKSRIPFCPACGSPTKLAVPDGDEKMRAVCSSCGRVHYENPKMVVGCLVEHDNKVLLCRRKIEPAYGLWTLPAGYLEVGESAAEGASRETLEEACADVEIVSPFAQLDIPLIGQSYIIFRARMKTPSFSPGSESLECELFALDDIPFDSLAFSSIIVTLRMYIEDVKAGNIKFHYCTINKRIGAGPSDLRSFDIDNHLAV, encoded by the exons ATGTCGGCCTCCAATCACTCCAGCGCCGGCGCCAGCTCCCCCTCCGCCCCCTCGGCGCCCCCGCCCCCCGCGGTG CCCAAGTCGAGGATCCCTTTCTGCCCAGCTTGTGGAAGTCCGACGAAATTGGCCGTACCAGACGGGGATGAGAAGATGAGGGCTGTCTGTTCTTCTTGTGGGAGAGTGCACTACGAGAACCCCAAAATG GTTGTGGGTTGCCTTGTGGAGCACGATAACAAGGTCCTCCTTTGCAGAAGAAAGATTGAACCGGCTTATGGCCTTTG GACTCTTCCTGCTGGTTATTTGGAAGTCGGAGAGTCTGCGGCGGAAGGAGCCTCAAGGGAAACGTTGGAAGAAGCTTGTGCAGATGTAGAGATAGTCTCACCTTTTGCTCAGTTGGATATTCCGCTAATTGGCCAA AGTTACATTATTTTCCGAGCAAGAATGAAGACCCCCAGTTTCTCACCTGGATCCGAGTCGCTAGAATGTGAACTTTTTGCTCTGGATGATATACCATTTGATTCTCTAGCATTTTCTTCAATCATCGTCACTTTGAGAATG TATATTGAAGATGTCAAGGCTGGAAACATCAAATTCCATTATTGCACAATAAACAAGAG GATCGGGGCCGGCCCTTCGGATCTCCGTAGCTTTGATATCGACAACCATTTAGCCGTGTGA